A stretch of the Notamacropus eugenii isolate mMacEug1 chromosome 2, mMacEug1.pri_v2, whole genome shotgun sequence genome encodes the following:
- the LOC140522529 gene encoding mas-related G-protein coupled receptor member X4-like, with the protein MRELNSFSIHDSVERLQEGSIALGFEQSAAPCGPCWHRRYFIRLQGTESLAVARHAFQMSQSTNGKDSFKRLASERSLMELGPTTMAVSPSPGQRENVYDNASILSLVLVLVGLVGNSMVLWLLNFRTRRNPFSTYILNLTWTDLLFLCCYFLILMEELFISVYYSLINYLLMYLANAICTVGLSLFAAISTERCLAMLFPSWYLQDRPKNTSAAVCAVLWVLTGLFWGADVFLCICVEKWDFCEGFPRLPVVWLVHFTPVMCGSSLTLLLRVQCSSQRRQPPRLYLLILLMVLVFLLCGLPRAIQEAIMRFPLYRLFPSDYFRLDYVVYCVLRLLACLKSSAYPFIYFFLGRQRHGRGRETLRVVLQRALADEQELEAEKRDSQLTNARETSF; encoded by the exons ATGAGAGAGTTAAACAGTTTTTCAATCCATGACAGCGTGGAAAGGCTACAGGAAGGGTCGATTGCTCTGGGCTTTGAGCAGAGTGCAGCCCCTTGTGGGCCATGTTGGCACAGAAGGTACTTCATCAGGCTTCAgggtactgaatcactggcagttgctAGACATGCTTTCCAGATGTCTCAGTCCACAAAtggcaaagacagcttcaaacgttt GGCGTCTGAGAGGAGCTTGATGGAGCTGGGACCAACCACCATGGCTGTGTCCCCCTCACCTGGGCAGCGGGAAAACGTTTATGACAACGCAAGC ATCCTCTCTCTGGTCCTGGTCCTGGTCGGGCTGGTGGGCAACAGCATGGTCCTGTGGCTTCTGAACTTCCGGACCCGGAGGAATCCCTTCTCCACCTACATCCTGAACTTGACCTGGACCGACCTCCTCTTCCTTTGTTGCTACTTTCTGATCCTGATGGAAGAACTATTTATCTCTGTGTATTATTCTTTGATAAACTATTTATTAATGTACCTCGCAAACGCGATCTGCACCGTGGGTCTGAGCCTGTTCGCTGCTATCAGCACAGAGCGCTGTCTAGCCATGCTCTTCCCAAGCTGGTACCTACAGGACCGCCCCAAGAACACGTCTGCAGCTGTGTGTGCTGTCCTCTGGGTTTTGACGGGACTGTTCTGGGGAGCAgatgttttcctttgtatttgtgtTGAGAAGTGGGATTTCTGTGAAGGATTCCCGAGATTACCAGTCGTGTGGTTAGTCCACTTCACCCCAGTGATGTGCGGGTCCAGCCTGACTCTGCTGCTGAGGGTCCAATGCAGCTCCCAGCGCCGGCAGCCCCCCAGACTCTACCTACTCATCCTGCTCATGGTGCTCGTGTTCTTGCTCTGTGGCCTTCCCAGGGCAATCCAAGAGGCAATAATGAGGTTTCCCCTATATCGCTTATTTCCCTCGGATTACTTTAGATTGGATTACGTGGTTTATTGTGTCCTTAGGCTCCTGGCCTGCCTGAAAAGCAGTGCATACCCCTTCATTTACTTCTTCTTGGGCAGACAAAGGcatggaagagggagggagacgCTAAGGGTGGTCCTTCAGAGGGCGCTGGCTGACGAGCAGGAATTGGAGGCTGAGAAAAGGGACTCCCAGCTCACCAATGCCCGGGAGACGTCATTCTAA